In Ischnura elegans chromosome 9, ioIscEleg1.1, whole genome shotgun sequence, the following proteins share a genomic window:
- the LOC124165904 gene encoding uncharacterized protein LOC124165904 has translation MDDKYEKITPEEIEREIQAANLYSWEDDDHSDYDDPPSSIKNDFRCSTPVTANREFPDGFWSPNGEVFAAVGNTEEISSTAETVIIDAATYDDDHDTEAEIQDSLILSFELSEPLSSDYCTCAICDSCAKNIARAVGSSDHTDRKISNCRECKCVTCKTCLNLAFHEWAARRLATHLEADCLENPLDCRILHRDTRGQFNSFFG, from the exons ATGGACGACAAGTATGAGAAAATCACTCCTGAGGAAATTGAACGAGAG ATTCAAGCTGCCAACCTTTATAGCTGGGAAGATGACGATCACTCAGATTATGACGATCCACCATCCTCTATCAAGAACGACTTTCGATGCTCTACACCCGTTACAGCAAACAGAGAGTTTCCGGATGGCTTCTGGTCGCCGAATGGCGAGGTATTTGCGGCTGTAGGGAATACAGAGGAGATCAGCAGCACGGCGGAAACCGTAATCATCGACGCTGCAACGTATGATGATGATCATGATACAGAGGCCGAAATCCAAGACAGTCTGATACTTTCATTTGAACTATCAGAACCACTTTCCAGTGATTACTGTACGTGTGCCATTTGTGATAGCTGTGCCAAGAATATTGCGCGTGCTGTTGGTTCAAGTGACCATACCGACAGAAAAATCTCAAATTGCCGTGAGTGTAAGTGTGTGACATGCAAAACATGCCTTAACCTGGCTTTTCACGAA TGGGCGGCGCGGCGGCTGGCAACACATCTGGAGGCCGACTGCCTGGAGAATCCTCTGGACTGCAGAATCCTCCATCGTGATACTCGTGGTCAGTTCAATTCATTTTTTGGCTAA